CACTGAACCCATACATTGGAATACGAATTTTGTAGTCGGCTTCTGAGAGTGCATAGTCTGTCAGACCGGTGGATTCGGTACCAAACATCAACGCTACTTTGTCGTCCAAAGGAAGCTCGTCTAGAGTCATATCCGTATGTGGAGTGGTAGCAACAATCTTGTATCCATTGTTTTTTAGTTGCTTGATCGCATCTTCATTGGAAGAGTAATGGTGTCTGTCAACCCATTTGGAAGCTCCTTTTACCACCTTTTTGTTCAGCTCATAGGTATGTTCTACCTCAATGATATGCAAGTCCTGTATGCCAAAACAATCGCATGAACGAATCACGGCACTGGCATTTTGCGGTTGGTATATATCTTCCAACACCACTGTTACGTGGCGCGTGCGATGAGCCAACACTTTTTCAAATAGCTGTTGCTTGTTTGGCGTGACAAATGACCTTAGGTATTGGTAGGCTGATTCGTCTTCTGCTATGCGATTAATTAAGTCTTTATTATCTGCAATTCCCGTCATGATCTTAAAACAGATATGGAAACCAAGACAAAAGACTTGAGAATAGGTAAGAAAAATCTCCCATAATTCTCAAGTCTCCTGTTTGGCTTCTAATATCTTGTGTCTAGTATCTCACAAATCTACTCTTTATCCTTACTGGCATTTTCGCCTTCTTGTTGCTTGTTGATTAGCACCAGCTTCCCTTGTTGAAACTTAATCAATGGTACATACTGGTTGTCATTGGCATTGGTGTAATCATGTCCTGGATAAATAAAACCATTTTGGAAACCCGTTTCATGCAACTTGTTCTGGAAGTATTTACCATGTAAGTGCATAACCTTTCCAAAGAAATAAA
This portion of the Limibacter armeniacum genome encodes:
- a CDS encoding TrmH family RNA methyltransferase — its product is MTGIADNKDLINRIAEDESAYQYLRSFVTPNKQQLFEKVLAHRTRHVTVVLEDIYQPQNASAVIRSCDCFGIQDLHIIEVEHTYELNKKVVKGASKWVDRHHYSSNEDAIKQLKNNGYKIVATTPHTDMTLDELPLDDKVALMFGTESTGLTDYALSEADYKIRIPMYGFSESFNISVSAAVSLNHLMTKLHNSQDIKWQLSPEEYKRQEIRWILKVINKVETHVKDFYKKQRSKYE